The Longimicrobiaceae bacterium region GAGGACCTTCAACTCCACCCCGTCGAGCGGGCGCCCCACCGTGACCAGCGCTTTCGCCTCCGGATCGTCAGCGCGGGTGATGGTGACGGTGGAGCCCGTCTCCGTCAGCCCGTAAGCGATCCGGGCATCCGGAACGAGCTCGCGCCGGATGCGGGCGATCAGATCTTCCGCTACCGGCGCGCCCGCCACGATCCCCGTGCGGATCGACGACAGGTCCCTGGTGGGAAGAGTCGGCTCATGGAGGTCGAGAATGAAGCTGGTCGGCACTCCATGATACACCGTAACCCTCTCTCGTTCCACCACCTCCAGGGCTTCGGCGGGGTTCTGATCTTCCTGCAGCACCAGCGTGGCACCCGCGGCAGTCGTCCCCAGTACCCCGGTGGCCAGTCCGAAGACGTTGAAGAGGATGGTGATGCCGAACACCACGTCCTCAGGGACCAGCGAGATCGCGTCGGCGGTGGCGGTGGCGGTCCAGAGGAGGTTCGTGTGGGTGAGGGAAACCCCCTTCGGCTTCCCCATCGTCCCGGAGGTATAGACGATGGCGAAGACGTCTTCATCGGGATTGATGTCGGGGCGGGGGTATTGGCGTCCTTCTCCGCTCGAGACGAGGTCCTCGAACTGGTAGATCCGATCGTCGTACCAGAGGTCCTCTTCTCCCACGGAGACGACGTACTGCAGATCCGGAAGTGAGGTGAGGAAGTTCTCGAACCGGGCGAGGTAATCGACTCCGTCCCAGGTCTCCGCTGTCACCACCACCACCGACTCGGAATGCCGCAGCATGTACTGCAGCTCGGGGGTGGTGTACTTGGGATTCAGCGGAACGATGGTCGCGCCGAGCTTGGCCGCGGCGAACATCGCGACGATGTACTCGGGCCAGTTGGGGAGGTTGAGGGCGATGCGGTCACCGGCTTCGATTCCAAGCTCATACAGTGCAGCCGCGAGGGCTTCGGCCTTCGATTCGACTTGGCCATATGTCAGTCGACGGTCTCCTAGGACCACCAGTGGGTGGTTGGGAGCCTCCGACGAACGTACGCTCAGAACCTCGGCAACCGACCGCCCTCGAAAGCGCTCGGCAAGCGCCATGACACCTCCAGCCCGGGGATGTAAACCGCTGGTGCAACGCGGGGAAGATAACTTCCACCGCAGGGCTCGTCAAACTTTGACTCCACCTGATTTCAGGCCTATCTTCCGGCCTCCTTCGCCGGAAAATTTTCCTGGAAAGACGTCCTTTGCAGCTCCCGCATTACCTGCGCGGCCTCAACCCACAACAGCAGCAAGCCGCGCTCGCCACCGAAGGCCCGGTGCTGATTCTGGCCGGGGCCGGATCGGGCAAGACACGCACGCTGGTCTATCGGATCGTTCACCTGCTGAAGCGCGGGGTCGAGCCCCGCCGCATCCTCGCGGTGACCTTCACCAACCGCGCCGCCAACGAGATGCGCGAGCGCATCGCGGCGGTGGTGGGGAGGTCGATGCGAGCGCTGACCGTCTCCACCTTCCATTCACTCGGCGCGCGAATTCTCCGTCAATTCCCTGACAGGGTGGGGCTGCCGGAACGCTTTGCG contains the following coding sequences:
- a CDS encoding AMP-binding protein — its product is MALAERFRGRSVAEVLSVRSSEAPNHPLVVLGDRRLTYGQVESKAEALAAALYELGIEAGDRIALNLPNWPEYIVAMFAAAKLGATIVPLNPKYTTPELQYMLRHSESVVVVTAETWDGVDYLARFENFLTSLPDLQYVVSVGEEDLWYDDRIYQFEDLVSSGEGRQYPRPDINPDEDVFAIVYTSGTMGKPKGVSLTHTNLLWTATATADAISLVPEDVVFGITILFNVFGLATGVLGTTAAGATLVLQEDQNPAEALEVVERERVTVYHGVPTSFILDLHEPTLPTRDLSSIRTGIVAGAPVAEDLIARIRRELVPDARIAYGLTETGSTVTITRADDPEAKALVTVGRPLDGVELKVLDLDGTPLPVESVGEVVVRGPGVMQGYYRQPGETAHAFTEDGYFLTGDLGMIDEEGYLHILGRRKEVIIRGGFNVYPREVEDRLHAHPAVLDVAVVGLPHEVLGEVACACVVPVEGAIVTGEEIKEFCREVMADYKVPDLVRFLDGFPMTGSGKVRRVELARIISAEESSRRA